In the Acropora muricata isolate sample 2 chromosome 10, ASM3666990v1, whole genome shotgun sequence genome, one interval contains:
- the LOC136931471 gene encoding choline transporter-like protein 4 isoform X2, translating to MHARIDPNSRTVAPNMADQEDGERRKYDPNFRGPIADRSCTDIICCLLFVAYIVGMIVVGVIAFKEGDPDRLLSPTDSNGNTCGKGDYKDKKFLLFFDISTCVTKGGSLAEFVSFPSCPTPQVCVSSCPKENQLGTSPEPSDMVCKEGVGEVTKDNKFEFVRQGKCAPYYLASSAVLYRCIPTLVGTLLANGTAVQNRDGQNVTKGAVEGGIKGLQFLLNAQNFGRSVFEDIKAVWYWLLIGMILTLVLGFIYIVITRWITGLLVWLSILLVFALLIAGMYCCYSKYKFLQDSGTSQDFQLKFTFDLDVYKNSKETWLVLGIFLAVVFVILFLIVLVLRKRIVLAVKVIKEASKAVGEIKTSLFFPIVTWLLQLVLFAWFLAVAVYLVTNGTPVFKVIDALKVDPYNLTNGTDCNPKTFENQFPNTSASCVMAGLEENVHLLRMQIFHLFGWFWIMNFIIALGQCVLAGAFASWYFTYQKPDDIPALPIISSFWRTLRYHTGSLAFGAAIIAIVQLIRAILEYIDAKLKEYGQDNKVIKFILCCCKCCFWCLEKILKFLNKNAYIVIAIHGKNFCSSAREAFKLLLENVLRVAAINSVTTFLLFMGKLVVVGIVGVASFFWFGQLNKDDPTTLQFSVVPTILMVIFAYAVSVLFFDVYDMAIDTVFLCVMIDLDMNDGSAEKPYFMSDSLKKLLDVENRSHPDGTEKEAK from the exons ATGCATGCACGTATTGATCCAAATTCACGTACTGTAGCACCCAACATGGCCGATCAGGAGGACG GGGAAAGAAGGAAGTATGACCCAAACTTCAGAGGACCCATTGCTGACAG GTCATGTACGGACATTATTTGCTGCCTTCTGTTTGTAGCTTACATTGTTGGCATGATCGTCGTTGGTGTTATTG caTTCAAAGAAGGAGATCCTGACAGACTGCTTTCACCAACAGACTCTAATG GGAATACTTGTGGAAAAGGGGATTACAA GGACAAGAAGTTCCTCCTATTTTTTGATATCAGTACCTGTGTAACAAAGGGTGGAAGCTTGGCAGAGTTTGTAAGCTTTCCATCATGTCCCACTCCACAG GTTTGTGTATCCAGCTGTCCAAAAGAAAATCAACTAGGAACAAGTCCAGAACCAAGTGATATGGTATGCAAGGAGGGAGTTGGTGAAGTTACTAAG GATAACAAATTCGAGTTTGTGAGACAAGGAAAATGTGCTCCATACTATCTGGCCTCTTCAGCAG TTCTGTATCGATGCATACCAACTTTGGTTGGTACTTTGTTGGCTAATGGCACAGCTGTACAAAATCGTGATGGACAAAATGTAACAAAGGGGGCTGTGGAAGGAggaattaa GGGTTTGCAGTTTCTTTTGAATGCCCAAAATTTTGGACGATCT GTTTTTGAGGACATCAAGGCTGTGTGGTATTGGCTTTTAAT AGGAATGATCCTCACTTTGGTGTTAGGTTTCATCTATATTGTGATCACAAG ATGGATAACAGGCTTGCTTGTGTGGCTCAGCATCCTTCTTGTCTTTGCTTTACTTATAGCTG GGATGTATTGTTGCTATAGCAAGTACAAGTTCTTACAAGACTCAGGCACCAGTCAAGACTTCCAACTCAAGTTTACTTTTGACCTTGATGTATACAAAAACTCAAAAGAAACTTGGCTTGTTCTGG GTATTTTCCTGGCGGTCGTGTTCGTCATTCTCTTCTTAATTGTTCTGGTTTTGCGTAAGAGAATCGTACTTGCTGTAAAAGTGATAAAAGAAGCAAGCAA GGCAGTTGGCGAAATCAAGACATCGCTTTTTTTTCCCATTGTTACTTGGCTTTTGCAGCTCGTTCTGTTCGCTTGGTTCTTAGCTGTTGCTGT CTATCTCGTGACCAACGGGACTCCAGTGTTTAAAGTGATAGATGCGCTAAAAGTTGACCCGTACAATCTGACAAATGGCACTGACTGTAATCCGAAG ACATTCGAAAACCAGTTTCCAAACACATCTGCAAGCTGTGTTATGGCGGGATTGGAAGAGAATGT GCACCTGTTGCGTAtgcaaatctttcatttgtttgggtggttttggatTATGAATTTTATCATCGCTCTTGGTCAGTGTGTTTTGGCTGGTGCATTTGCTTCTTGGTATTTTACCTACCAGAAACCCGAC GATATTCCAGCATTACCAATCATTTCATCTTTCTGGCGCACTTTGCG GTATCACACCGGTTCTCTGGCTTTTGGAGCAGCCATCATTGCCATTGTCCAGTTGATCAGGGCTATTTTGGAGTACATCGATGCCAAACTTAAAG AATATGGACAAGACAACAAGGTCATAAAATTCATCTTGTG ctgcTGCAAGTGCTGTTTCTGGTGTTTGGAGAAAATTCTTAAATTTCTCAACAAGAATGCTTACATTGTG ATTGCCATTCATGGAAAAAATTTTTGCAGTTCTGCAAGGGAGGCTTTTAAGTTGCTATTGGAAAATGTCTTGAG AGTGGCGGCAATCAATAGTGTAACCACATTCTTGCTGTTCATGGGCAAATTGGTAGTAGTTGGGATTGTAG GAGTGGCAAGCTTCTTCTGGTTTGGCCAACTCAATAAGGACGATCCTACCACTCTTCAATTCAGCGTCGTTCCGACTATC